GGCGCGCAGGGCGATCAGGTTTGCGTACCAGTACTCCACCCCTGCGCCAAGGATCCACTCCTTCAGTTCTTCGCTGAAGGAATCGTCGGTCCAGGAAGTGAAAATCGCCTTGTAGAAAGGATCAGAGGTTCCGTCTTTGTAGCGGCGCACCAGTTCTTTGTCGCCCTGCACGGCCAACGTCAGCTTGTTATATTCGGTGTCCACCAGCCGGTACGAAGCCCCTAACGACAGGTTGGTAGGCAGGGGGTCGGCCTGGTCGGCATCCACGTAAGTAATCTTCGGTCCCATGTTAGAGAGATTTGCGCCCAACGCCAGTCCCCGCAGCCATGGTGCCTTGTACAGAGCGGACAGGTCCATGGAGAAGGCTGTGGCCTTTCCCGGGTCCTTGGCTGCGCCAATGGGCACATCGGCCAGCGACGAGCGGATGTAGCGCATGCTCAAGCCCAGACCAAGGTTGTCGTTCAGCTTTGTCGCATAGTGGGCAGAGACAGCGAACTCGTAGCTGGTGAAGCGCCCCAGCTCCTCTGGCCCTTCCTCGCCTGTCCAGATTTGCTCCCCATAGTTGATGTAGGTGACGTTGAAGCCAAAGGTGC
The sequence above is drawn from the Calditrichota bacterium genome and encodes:
- a CDS encoding PorV/PorQ family protein, whose product is MKKTIVAMMMALATAGLVGQAFAGGVSKSAVLFLRIAPGARAAGMGESFCAVADDATAVYWNPAGLAFQKGREITLMHAKWLPQLADDLFYEFGAFRLPIEGLGTFGFNVTYINYGEQIWTGEEGPEELGRFTSYEFAVSAHYATKLNDNLGLGLSMRYIRSSLADVPIGAAKDPGKATAFSMDLSALYKAPWLRGLALGANLSNMGPKITYVDADQADPLPTNLSLGASYRLVDTEYNKLTLAVQGDKELVRRYKDGTSDPFYKAIFTSWTDDSFSEELKEWILGAGVEYWYANLIALRAGYHYDEIGKVKFPSFGAGIQYSLYRFDFGYVAAAEGHPLAGTMRFSLTIGF